The proteins below are encoded in one region of Planctomycetota bacterium:
- a CDS encoding nitrate ABC transporter substrate-binding protein, which produces MPRRTRLITTLLLAAAVLTSLFAPAARAQQLNLEKDHLRFGFIKLTDCAAIVIAKEKGFFADEGLQVEVVAQPNWKTLLDNVISGDLDGAHMLSGQPLAATIGFGTKAHIITAYTLDLNGNGITVSNAIWRRMQEADPTLDTPAPAHPISAKSLRPIVDEYLASGKKLQMGMVFPVSTHNYELRYWLAAAGIHPGMYTKTDIGGRTDAQVELSVTPPPMMPAVLEAGNIQGYCVGEPWNQQAVVKNIGVPVTTNYDIYRNKAEKVFGVTKAWSDENPNTHIAVVKALIRAGKWLDATDAEGNYLNRDEAARILSKPNYVGADYNVIKNSMTGYFYFQKTDKRAMPDFNVFFKYHCTYPWYSDGIWFLTQMRRWGQITEPMPADWYAQTARDVYKPDIYLKAAKLLLDEGKIDKADVPWETDGYKPATSAFIDGVAYDGRKPLEYLAKFKIGNTN; this is translated from the coding sequence ATGCCTCGCCGCACTCGCCTCATCACCACGCTTCTCCTCGCCGCCGCCGTGCTGACAAGCTTGTTCGCCCCGGCCGCTCGCGCTCAGCAGCTCAACCTCGAAAAAGACCACCTGCGCTTCGGCTTCATCAAGCTCACCGACTGCGCCGCGATCGTCATCGCCAAGGAAAAGGGATTCTTCGCCGACGAAGGCCTTCAGGTCGAAGTCGTCGCCCAGCCCAACTGGAAGACGCTGCTGGACAACGTCATCAGCGGCGACCTGGATGGGGCGCACATGCTCAGCGGCCAGCCCCTGGCCGCCACCATCGGCTTCGGCACCAAGGCCCACATCATCACCGCCTACACCCTCGACCTCAACGGCAACGGCATCACGGTGTCCAACGCCATCTGGCGCCGCATGCAGGAAGCGGACCCGACGCTCGACACCCCGGCGCCGGCGCATCCGATCAGCGCCAAGTCGCTGCGTCCGATCGTCGATGAATATCTCGCCTCGGGCAAGAAGCTTCAGATGGGCATGGTGTTCCCCGTCTCGACGCACAACTACGAGCTCCGCTACTGGCTCGCCGCCGCCGGGATTCACCCGGGGATGTACACGAAGACCGACATCGGCGGGCGCACCGACGCACAGGTCGAGCTTTCCGTGACCCCGCCGCCGATGATGCCCGCGGTCCTGGAAGCGGGGAACATTCAGGGCTACTGCGTCGGCGAGCCGTGGAACCAGCAGGCCGTCGTCAAGAACATCGGCGTGCCGGTGACGACGAACTACGACATCTACCGCAACAAGGCCGAGAAAGTCTTCGGGGTCACCAAGGCCTGGTCCGACGAAAATCCCAACACGCACATCGCCGTCGTCAAAGCCCTGATCCGCGCCGGCAAATGGCTCGATGCGACGGACGCCGAGGGCAACTACCTCAATCGCGACGAAGCCGCCCGCATTCTCTCCAAGCCCAACTACGTCGGCGCCGACTACAACGTCATCAAAAACTCGATGACCGGCTACTTCTACTTCCAGAAGACCGACAAACGCGCGATGCCCGACTTCAATGTGTTCTTCAAGTACCACTGCACCTACCCCTGGTACTCCGACGGCATCTGGTTCCTGACGCAGATGCGCCGCTGGGGCCAGATCACCGAGCCGATGCCCGCCGACTGGTACGCCCAGACCGCCAGGGACGTCTACAAGCCCGACATCTACCTCAAGGCCGCCAAGCTGCTCCTCGACGAAGGCAAGATCGACAAGGCCGACGTGCCGTGGGAAACCGATGGCTACAAGCCGGCGACGTCGGCGTTCATCGACGGCGTCGCATACGACGGGCGCAAACCCCTCGAATACCTCGCCAAATTCAAAATCGGCAACACGAACTGA
- a CDS encoding ABC transporter permease subunit, with translation MKYKILKALDLAGLKVFEPIVRLCYGEEPRVQLVKIAKFIVVPLAVFAVFLGVWALVAPRHKTKYGEVPTPAVVWDAFKGVYTFHVRENTKQDDYSRAGPDRVHTIESVRKDLAALDPEAEAAHKQLDEVKAQLDASLAAQLKPLQDKYDVMKTAAFDARKQREADLQSAAQCIKPDDKPAREALLASIIDHEKKTDAERADLDALKGTINTLMAAKAPQLLEAQQRVNSVEERRMYLTTRLQRLESDNREVRLAEAQQELDKERGAFLTATGPELLNMGKTIVRTEQRIEKTKAAEPAGPWTFFEQIARSLACVFLGFAIAAFIAIPIGILCGLSPVVMASMTPLISLFKPVSPIVWLPIVLIIVGGFYANPDQAWVQPSFLASAITVALCSLWPTLTNTAFGVAAIDKDHLNVARVLRLGFFTRLFKIIIPSALPLIFAGLRISLGVGWMVLIAAELLSSSEGIGKFVWDMFNNGSSQTFAQMFVVVFFVGAIGMFLDRIMIVLQRLVSFDEAPTAI, from the coding sequence ATGAAGTACAAAATCCTCAAAGCCCTCGACCTCGCCGGGCTCAAAGTGTTCGAGCCCATCGTGCGACTCTGCTATGGCGAAGAGCCGCGCGTGCAGCTTGTCAAGATCGCCAAGTTCATCGTCGTCCCCCTCGCCGTCTTCGCCGTGTTCCTGGGCGTCTGGGCCCTCGTCGCTCCGCGTCACAAAACCAAATACGGCGAAGTGCCCACGCCCGCCGTCGTCTGGGACGCCTTCAAGGGCGTCTACACCTTCCACGTCCGCGAAAACACCAAGCAGGATGACTACAGCCGCGCCGGCCCCGATCGCGTGCACACCATCGAATCCGTCCGCAAAGACCTGGCCGCCCTCGACCCCGAAGCCGAGGCCGCCCACAAGCAGCTTGACGAAGTGAAGGCGCAGCTTGACGCATCGCTCGCCGCGCAGCTCAAGCCGCTGCAGGACAAGTATGACGTGATGAAGACCGCCGCGTTCGATGCCCGCAAGCAACGTGAAGCCGACCTCCAGTCCGCCGCCCAGTGCATCAAGCCCGATGACAAGCCGGCGCGCGAAGCGCTGCTCGCCTCGATCATCGACCACGAAAAGAAGACCGATGCCGAGCGAGCCGACCTTGATGCGCTCAAAGGCACGATCAATACGCTCATGGCCGCCAAAGCCCCGCAGCTTCTTGAAGCGCAGCAGCGGGTCAACAGCGTCGAGGAGCGCCGCATGTATCTGACGACGCGCCTTCAGCGCCTGGAAAGCGACAATCGCGAAGTCCGCCTTGCTGAAGCGCAGCAGGAACTGGACAAGGAGCGGGGCGCGTTCCTGACCGCCACCGGACCCGAGCTTCTGAACATGGGCAAGACGATTGTCCGCACCGAGCAGCGCATCGAGAAGACGAAGGCCGCCGAGCCCGCCGGACCGTGGACGTTCTTCGAGCAGATCGCCCGATCCCTCGCCTGCGTGTTCCTCGGCTTCGCCATCGCCGCATTCATCGCCATCCCCATCGGCATCCTCTGCGGCCTGAGCCCCGTCGTCATGGCGTCCATGACGCCGCTCATCTCCCTCTTCAAACCGGTGTCGCCCATCGTCTGGCTCCCGATCGTGCTCATCATCGTCGGCGGGTTCTACGCCAACCCGGATCAGGCGTGGGTTCAGCCCTCCTTCCTCGCCTCCGCGATCACCGTCGCCCTCTGCTCCCTCTGGCCCACGCTGACCAACACCGCCTTCGGCGTCGCCGCCATCGATAAGGACCACCTCAACGTCGCCCGCGTCCTGCGACTCGGGTTCTTCACGCGACTTTTCAAGATCATCATCCCCTCGGCGCTCCCCCTGATCTTCGCGGGGCTGCGCATCAGTCTGGGCGTCGGCTGGATGGTCCTCATCGCCGCCGAACTCCTCTCCTCCAGCGAAGGCATCGGCAAGTTCGTCTGGGACATGTTCAACAACGGCTCCTCGCAGACCTTCGCGCAGATGTTCGTCGTCGTCTTCTTCGTCGGCGCCATCGGCATGTTCCTCGACCGCATCATGATCGTCCTCCAGCGCCTCGTCAGCTTCGACGAAGCCCCCACCGCGATCTGA
- a CDS encoding nitrate ABC transporter substrate-binding protein → MIMSAGPAQLETRQLNVGFIPLTDCAALVAAQELGFFERQGLEVKLFREPSWSSIRDKVSVGLLDAAHMLAGMPIAATLGIDGIAQPMITAMSLGLNGNAITVSNALYDRMLDIAPRQATDRTASALALRRVIEADRRAGRKPLTFATVFPVSGHNYQLRYWMASAGIDPDRDVRLVIVPPPQMCDRLAAGLIDGYCVGEPWNEMAVHHRLGHVLVTGYELWNNSPEKVLGVTADWAQRHPRTHIALVTALIEAARWIDEPEHRREVALMLAKPEYVGAPGEVVSMSMTGTFKYHADAPALPVPDFNVFFRYGATFPWRSHAVWFMTQMARWGQIPRATPFDEIARAVYRPDIYRAAAGSLGVACPGRDSKPEGDHDQPYADAEGLALGPDRFMDRRRFDPAHPLAYLDSFDIRHELQTSESL, encoded by the coding sequence ATGATCATGAGTGCCGGTCCCGCCCAACTCGAAACGCGTCAACTGAACGTCGGCTTCATCCCGCTCACCGATTGCGCCGCGCTGGTGGCGGCGCAGGAACTGGGCTTCTTCGAGCGGCAGGGACTGGAAGTGAAGCTCTTCCGCGAGCCGAGCTGGTCGAGCATCCGCGACAAAGTCTCCGTCGGCCTCCTCGACGCGGCGCATATGCTCGCCGGCATGCCCATCGCCGCCACGCTCGGCATCGACGGCATCGCCCAGCCGATGATCACCGCCATGAGTCTGGGGCTCAACGGCAACGCCATCACCGTCTCCAACGCGCTCTACGACCGCATGCTCGACATCGCCCCGCGCCAAGCGACCGATCGCACCGCCTCCGCACTGGCTCTGCGGCGGGTCATCGAAGCTGACCGCCGGGCCGGACGCAAACCGCTGACGTTCGCCACCGTCTTCCCCGTCTCCGGGCACAACTACCAGCTTCGCTATTGGATGGCGTCGGCGGGGATCGATCCCGATCGGGATGTGCGGCTGGTCATCGTGCCCCCGCCGCAGATGTGCGATCGGCTCGCCGCCGGGCTCATCGACGGGTACTGCGTCGGCGAGCCGTGGAACGAGATGGCGGTGCATCATCGCCTCGGGCATGTGCTTGTGACGGGCTACGAACTTTGGAACAACAGCCCCGAGAAAGTGCTGGGCGTCACCGCCGACTGGGCGCAGCGGCATCCGCGCACGCACATCGCCCTCGTCACCGCGCTCATCGAGGCCGCCCGATGGATCGATGAGCCCGAGCATCGACGGGAGGTCGCGCTGATGCTCGCCAAACCCGAATATGTCGGCGCGCCCGGCGAAGTGGTCAGCATGTCGATGACCGGCACGTTCAAGTATCACGCCGACGCGCCCGCCCTGCCCGTGCCCGACTTCAATGTGTTCTTCCGCTACGGCGCGACGTTCCCGTGGCGCTCGCATGCGGTGTGGTTCATGACGCAGATGGCGCGCTGGGGTCAGATTCCGCGCGCGACGCCCTTCGATGAAATCGCCCGCGCCGTGTATCGCCCCGACATCTATCGCGCCGCCGCCGGATCGCTCGGCGTGGCCTGCCCGGGGCGCGACAGCAAACCCGAAGGCGATCACGATCAGCCGTACGCCGATGCGGAGGGGCTCGCGCTCGGGCCCGACCGCTTCATGGACCGACGCCGATTCGACCCCGCGCATCCTCTCGCCTATCTGGACAGCTTCGACATCCGGCACGAGCTTCAGACCTCCGAAAGCTTGTAG
- a CDS encoding DUF1549 domain-containing protein, with translation MHSRIAAVPIVVALLGFLVCGIAAGADAPADPNAPVSFHKQIRPILQANCMGCHQPAKAKGKYVMTAFDRLLAGGDSGDAAIVPGKPDDSALLKMIRPAADGKIEMPKNADPLTEADRNLIAKWIKEGAVDDTPANAKAKFDMDHPPIYSRQPVVTSMDYSPDGQMLAVAAFHEVLLLKPDGSERLARLVGLSQRITSVRFSPDGSKLAVAGGLPARMGELQIWDVAERKLLVSAPAGYDTIYGAAWSPDGQSVSVGCPDHSVRAFDAKTGKQIFFNGAHDDWALDTVFSVDGSHLISVGRDMTTKLYQFSEQRFIDNITSITPGALKGGILAVARHPHRDEIVIGGSDGMPKVYRVFRQTNRVIGDDANVIRELPEMRGRVNTVAVSRDGSLIAAGSSLDGAGQVFVYAYNFTGTLPDNIKAIMAKRVADRKPEEKKAVEDYKHEGVRTVAQVEVGDSAIYAVAFSPDGKTLAAAGGDGMIRLIDPTGGTIRGKFAPAPVDAASVATHSQGEKHYDFILDVNPILSRAGCNQGTCHGAAKGKNGFKLSLRGYDALFDVRALTDDHAARRINLASPDDSLMLLKATGAVPHEGGQRFKPDDPYYKVIRDWIADGAKLHLDVPRVRQIALTPINPTVDKAGDAQAMKVVATYSDGSTREVTHEAFIDSGNTDVAKTDRDGVATAIRRGEAPLLARYEGAYAATTLTVMGDRNGFVWKEPQTWGKIDELVAAKWQRMKIEPSDLCSDAEFIRRVTLDLTGLPPSAEDVDAFLADGRDMRLKRDELIDKLIGSDAFIEHWTNKWADLLQDNGKFLGREGAAALRQWIRKEVADNTPYDQFVRKILTADGSNKDNPAVSYYKILREPDAIMENTTHLFLAVRFNCNKCHDHPFERWTQDQYYETAAYFARVDLEKDPAGGDRKIGGTAVEGAKPLYEKIIDKSSGEITHARTGAVAAPLFPYPAKHETNDKMTRRQELAAWLTSADNRYFALSYVNRLWGYMFGVGIIEPIDDIRASNPPTNPSLLDYLTHRFIDSGFNMRAMLAEICKSRTYQLSFRSNKWNDDDTINYSHARPRRLEAEVLYDTVHAVTGSKPNIPGVPAGTRAAALPDVELGLPDGFLNTFGRPARESACECERTSGLQLGPVMALVSGPTVADAIADSNNAIAKLVAAEPDDRKLVNDLFMRILNRPATDAEVAATLGEIGGISADHAKIAAELDALEKKFAPDIARREDERAKQIAAAKAALEEYQKSESDRIAKWESGQGATKWQIIEPESAKAEKGTVLSVEGDKAIFASGPNQKDVYDVIAATGLKGITGVRLEMLTDDRLPSKGPGRAPGNGNFVLTEFEVFAAPGSPADAADKFKKVKLENAQADFSQDGYDIKTAIDGNAKAMANNGWATHPKTGENRTATFELKDPLDAAKLKFRLIQNYQGNDHQVGKFRLSVTTDAKPFHAGPPEKIAPILAIEAGKRTPEQVKQLVDFYRGQDEPYKKLTAAVGKAQEPIKLDPSLLAARSDFKYSKEQADHQRLTVAQDLAWALINSPAFLFNH, from the coding sequence GTGCATTCACGCATTGCCGCCGTTCCGATCGTCGTCGCGCTGCTTGGGTTCCTGGTGTGCGGGATCGCCGCCGGGGCCGACGCCCCCGCCGACCCCAACGCGCCCGTGAGCTTTCATAAGCAGATCCGCCCGATTCTTCAGGCCAATTGCATGGGCTGCCATCAGCCCGCCAAGGCCAAGGGCAAGTACGTCATGACCGCCTTCGATCGCCTGCTGGCCGGCGGCGACTCGGGCGATGCGGCGATCGTGCCGGGCAAGCCGGATGACAGCGCCTTATTGAAGATGATCCGACCCGCGGCCGACGGGAAGATCGAGATGCCCAAGAACGCCGACCCGCTGACGGAAGCGGACCGCAACCTGATCGCAAAATGGATCAAGGAAGGCGCGGTCGATGACACGCCGGCCAATGCGAAGGCGAAGTTCGACATGGATCACCCGCCGATCTATTCGCGCCAGCCGGTCGTGACCTCGATGGACTATTCGCCGGACGGGCAGATGCTCGCCGTCGCGGCGTTTCATGAAGTATTGCTCCTCAAGCCCGACGGCTCGGAGCGCCTCGCCCGACTCGTCGGCCTCTCGCAGCGCATCACCAGCGTCCGCTTCAGCCCCGACGGGTCCAAGCTCGCCGTCGCCGGCGGCCTGCCCGCACGCATGGGCGAACTGCAAATCTGGGACGTCGCCGAGCGCAAACTGCTCGTCTCCGCACCGGCGGGATATGACACGATCTACGGGGCCGCCTGGTCCCCCGATGGTCAGTCCGTCTCCGTCGGCTGCCCCGACCACAGCGTCCGCGCCTTCGACGCCAAGACCGGCAAGCAAATCTTCTTCAACGGCGCCCACGACGACTGGGCCCTGGACACCGTGTTCTCAGTCGATGGGTCGCATCTGATTTCCGTCGGGCGCGACATGACGACAAAGCTCTACCAGTTCTCCGAGCAGCGCTTCATCGACAACATCACCTCGATCACCCCCGGCGCGCTCAAGGGCGGCATCCTGGCCGTGGCGCGTCACCCGCATCGCGATGAGATCGTCATCGGCGGGTCCGACGGCATGCCGAAGGTCTATCGCGTGTTCCGACAGACCAATCGCGTCATCGGCGACGACGCGAACGTGATCCGCGAACTGCCGGAAATGCGCGGGCGCGTGAACACGGTGGCGGTGAGCCGGGACGGTTCGCTCATCGCGGCGGGCAGCTCGCTCGATGGCGCGGGGCAGGTGTTCGTGTATGCCTACAACTTCACGGGGACGCTGCCGGACAACATCAAGGCGATCATGGCCAAGCGCGTCGCCGACCGCAAGCCCGAGGAGAAGAAGGCGGTCGAGGACTACAAGCACGAAGGCGTGCGGACGGTGGCGCAGGTCGAAGTGGGCGACTCGGCGATTTACGCCGTGGCATTCTCGCCCGACGGCAAGACGCTCGCGGCGGCGGGCGGGGACGGGATGATCCGCCTCATCGACCCGACCGGCGGGACGATCCGCGGCAAGTTCGCCCCCGCGCCGGTCGATGCGGCAAGCGTGGCGACCCATTCGCAGGGCGAAAAGCATTACGACTTCATTCTCGACGTGAACCCGATCCTCTCGCGCGCCGGTTGCAATCAGGGGACGTGTCACGGCGCCGCCAAAGGTAAGAACGGGTTCAAGCTCTCGCTGCGCGGTTACGACGCCTTGTTCGACGTGCGGGCGCTGACGGATGATCATGCCGCCCGTCGCATCAATCTCGCCTCGCCCGATGACTCGCTCATGCTGCTCAAGGCGACCGGAGCCGTGCCGCACGAAGGCGGGCAGCGCTTCAAGCCCGATGATCCTTATTACAAGGTGATCCGCGACTGGATCGCCGACGGGGCGAAGCTCCATCTCGACGTGCCGCGCGTCAGGCAGATCGCCCTGACGCCGATCAATCCGACGGTCGACAAGGCGGGCGATGCGCAGGCGATGAAAGTCGTGGCGACGTACAGCGACGGGTCGACGCGCGAGGTGACGCACGAAGCGTTTATCGACTCGGGCAATACCGACGTCGCCAAGACCGACCGCGACGGCGTGGCCACGGCGATCCGGCGGGGTGAAGCGCCGCTGCTGGCGCGCTACGAAGGCGCGTACGCGGCGACGACGCTCACCGTCATGGGCGATCGCAACGGATTCGTCTGGAAAGAGCCGCAGACATGGGGGAAGATCGACGAGCTGGTCGCCGCCAAGTGGCAGCGCATGAAGATCGAGCCCAGCGATCTGTGCAGCGATGCGGAGTTCATCCGCCGCGTGACGCTCGATCTGACGGGTCTGCCGCCGAGTGCGGAGGACGTCGATGCGTTTCTCGCCGACGGGCGCGACATGCGGCTCAAGCGCGATGAGCTGATCGACAAGCTCATCGGCTCCGACGCGTTCATCGAGCATTGGACCAACAAGTGGGCGGACCTTCTGCAGGACAATGGCAAGTTCCTCGGGCGCGAAGGCGCGGCCGCGCTGCGCCAATGGATTCGCAAGGAAGTCGCCGACAACACGCCCTATGACCAGTTCGTCCGCAAGATTCTCACCGCCGACGGGTCCAACAAGGACAACCCGGCGGTGTCGTACTACAAGATTTTGCGCGAGCCGGATGCGATCATGGAGAACACGACGCATCTGTTCCTGGCGGTGCGCTTCAACTGCAACAAGTGCCACGATCACCCGTTCGAGCGATGGACGCAGGACCAGTATTACGAGACCGCGGCGTACTTCGCGCGGGTCGATCTGGAAAAGGACCCCGCCGGGGGCGATCGCAAAATCGGCGGCACGGCCGTCGAAGGCGCCAAACCGCTTTATGAAAAGATCATCGACAAATCCAGCGGCGAGATCACGCACGCGCGCACCGGCGCCGTCGCCGCCCCGCTGTTTCCCTATCCGGCCAAGCATGAAACGAACGACAAGATGACGCGCCGGCAGGAGCTGGCCGCGTGGCTCACCTCGGCGGACAATCGCTATTTCGCGCTCAGCTATGTCAATCGGCTTTGGGGCTACATGTTCGGTGTGGGGATCATCGAGCCGATCGATGACATCCGCGCGTCCAACCCGCCGACCAACCCCTCGCTGCTCGACTACCTGACGCATCGCTTCATCGACTCGGGGTTCAACATGCGGGCGATGCTCGCGGAGATCTGCAAGTCGCGGACGTATCAGCTTTCGTTCCGGTCCAACAAATGGAACGACGACGACACGATCAACTATTCGCACGCCAGGCCCCGGCGGCTCGAAGCGGAAGTGTTGTACGACACGGTGCACGCCGTCACGGGCTCCAAGCCCAACATTCCCGGCGTCCCGGCGGGAACGCGGGCGGCGGCGCTGCCGGATGTCGAATTGGGGCTGCCCGATGGGTTCCTCAATACGTTCGGTCGACCGGCCCGCGAGAGCGCCTGCGAATGCGAGCGGACGAGCGGATTGCAGCTTGGGCCGGTGATGGCGCTCGTCAGCGGGCCGACGGTGGCGGATGCGATCGCGGATTCGAACAATGCGATCGCCAAGCTTGTCGCGGCGGAGCCGGACGATCGGAAGCTGGTGAACGATCTGTTCATGCGCATCCTCAATCGCCCGGCGACGGACGCGGAAGTCGCCGCGACGCTGGGCGAAATCGGCGGGATCAGCGCGGACCATGCGAAGATCGCGGCCGAGCTGGACGCCCTCGAAAAGAAGTTCGCGCCGGACATCGCCAGGCGGGAGGACGAGCGGGCGAAACAGATCGCCGCGGCGAAGGCGGCGCTGGAGGAATATCAGAAGTCGGAATCGGATCGGATCGCCAAGTGGGAATCCGGGCAGGGCGCGACGAAGTGGCAGATCATCGAGCCCGAGTCGGCGAAGGCGGAGAAGGGAACCGTGCTGAGCGTCGAAGGCGACAAGGCGATCTTCGCTTCCGGGCCGAACCAGAAGGATGTGTACGACGTCATCGCGGCGACGGGGCTCAAGGGCATCACGGGCGTGCGGCTTGAAATGCTCACGGACGATCGCCTGCCCAGCAAAGGCCCCGGCCGGGCCCCCGGCAACGGCAACTTCGTGCTGACGGAGTTTGAGGTTTTCGCAGCCCCCGGATCACCCGCCGACGCGGCGGACAAGTTCAAGAAGGTCAAGCTCGAAAACGCCCAGGCGGATTTCAGCCAGGATGGGTACGACATCAAGACGGCGATCGACGGGAACGCCAAGGCGATGGCGAACAACGGATGGGCGACGCATCCGAAGACCGGCGAGAACCGCACGGCGACGTTCGAATTGAAGGACCCGCTCGACGCGGCGAAGCTCAAGTTCCGCCTGATTCAGAATTACCAGGGCAACGATCATCAGGTGGGCAAGTTCCGCCTGTCGGTGACGACGGACGCCAAGCCCTTCCATGCCGGTCCGCCGGAAAAGATCGCGCCGATTCTGGCGATCGAGGCGGGCAAACGCACGCCTGAGCAGGTCAAGCAGCTCGTCGACTTCTATCGCGGGCAGGATGAGCCCTACAAGAAGCTCACCGCGGCGGTCGGCAAGGCGCAGGAGCCGATCAAGCTCGACCCGTCGCTACTCGCCGCGCGGTCGGACTTCAAGTATTCCAAGGAACAGGCGGACCATCAGCGGCTGACGGTCGCGCAGGATCTGGCGTGGGCGTTGATCAACAGCCCGGCGTTCCTTTTCAACCATTGA
- a CDS encoding ATP-binding cassette domain-containing protein, producing MAYLEMDNVSVGFGPSSSRTTVLREVNLAVQENEFVAIIGFSGSGKSTVMSTLAGLIKPDTGAVRLDGKVAAEPGPDRGIVFQNYSLLPWLCVHGNIDIAVRQVYPKMKSRERAAYIQRYIDLVNLTGAEWKKPRELSGGMRQRLALARTLSMQPKVLLLDEPLSALDALTRGVLQDEITRLWEEDRRTVVMITNDIDEALLMADRIVPLTPGPGARFGRDFVVDLPRPRDKANLNFNPRFKRLRNDVTEYMVALNERARSLRPDTNIPLPDLEPIHIDAA from the coding sequence ATGGCCTACCTTGAAATGGACAATGTGAGCGTCGGGTTTGGCCCGTCGTCGAGCCGCACGACCGTGCTGCGCGAAGTCAACCTCGCCGTTCAGGAAAACGAGTTCGTCGCCATCATCGGGTTCTCCGGCTCGGGCAAAAGCACGGTCATGTCCACCCTCGCCGGCCTGATCAAGCCCGACACCGGCGCCGTCCGCCTCGACGGCAAGGTCGCCGCGGAGCCCGGCCCCGATCGCGGCATCGTCTTTCAGAATTACTCGCTGCTTCCCTGGCTTTGCGTGCATGGCAACATCGACATCGCCGTGCGGCAGGTCTACCCCAAGATGAAATCCCGCGAGCGGGCCGCCTACATTCAGCGCTACATCGACCTGGTGAATCTCACCGGGGCCGAATGGAAGAAGCCGCGCGAATTGTCCGGCGGGATGCGCCAGCGTCTCGCGCTCGCCCGCACCTTGTCCATGCAGCCGAAGGTGCTGCTCCTCGATGAACCGCTGTCCGCGCTGGACGCCCTGACCCGCGGCGTGTTGCAGGATGAAATCACGCGCCTGTGGGAGGAAGACCGGCGCACCGTCGTGATGATCACCAATGACATCGACGAAGCGCTTCTCATGGCTGACCGCATCGTGCCCCTGACGCCCGGGCCGGGCGCGCGCTTCGGGCGCGACTTCGTCGTTGATCTTCCCCGCCCGCGCGACAAGGCGAATCTCAATTTCAATCCGCGCTTCAAGCGCCTCCGCAATGACGTGACCGAGTACATGGTCGCCCTCAACGAGCGCGCCCGCTCGCTGAGGCCCGACACGAACATCCCGCTGCCCGATCTGGAGCCGATCCATATCGACGCGGCGTAG
- a CDS encoding ANTAR domain-containing protein, which translates to MHHPHPRHQVCTPVFPARSVRDPRATTAPRCPPERPALALLKIMVVDDHAQRAQTLARVLTESGYEVVAQVPASDYLPTRINECKPDVILIDVDAPGRDTLEQVSAIHRETPRPIVMFSSKDDRETITAAIAAGVSAYMAHGLSISKVQPVIDMAIAHFQRFQQLQDELAKAQTTLADRKIIDRAKGVLMSQRKLTEPQAYRTLQKLAMDRKRRIADVARDVIEMADLLSHPTESTK; encoded by the coding sequence ATGCATCATCCTCACCCCCGGCATCAGGTTTGCACTCCGGTCTTCCCGGCGCGATCGGTGCGCGATCCGCGCGCAACGACCGCCCCGCGATGCCCACCGGAGCGACCCGCCTTGGCTTTATTGAAGATCATGGTCGTCGACGATCACGCCCAGCGCGCCCAGACGCTCGCCCGCGTTCTGACGGAGAGCGGCTACGAAGTCGTCGCCCAGGTCCCCGCCTCCGACTATCTGCCGACGCGCATCAACGAGTGCAAGCCCGATGTGATTCTCATCGACGTCGACGCCCCCGGCCGCGACACCCTCGAACAGGTCAGCGCGATTCACCGCGAAACGCCCCGGCCGATTGTGATGTTCTCGAGCAAGGACGACCGCGAGACCATCACCGCCGCGATCGCCGCCGGCGTGTCGGCCTACATGGCGCACGGACTGAGCATCTCCAAAGTCCAACCCGTGATCGACATGGCCATCGCGCACTTTCAGCGGTTTCAGCAGTTGCAGGACGAACTGGCCAAAGCGCAGACGACGCTGGCGGATCGGAAGATCATCGACCGGGCCAAGGGCGTACTCATGTCGCAGCGGAAGCTCACCGAGCCGCAGGCCTACCGGACGCTTCAGAAGCTGGCGATGGATCGCAAGCGGCGCATCGCGGACGTGGCGCGCGATGTGATCGAAATGGCGGACCTGCTCTCTCACCCGACGGAGTCGACGAAATGA